DNA sequence from the Asticcacaulis sp. AND118 genome:
TTCGGAAAGTGGCCGGATGAGTAGAGAAGTGAAAACCCTGTATGTCGCCGAGGGCGAAGACGGGGTGCGTATCGACAAGTTTTTCAAGCGCCGCTGGCCGCACCTCAACCACATTCAGCTCAACAAGCTGCTGCGGTCGGGGCAGGTGCGGGTCGATGGCGCGCGCGCCAAGGCCGATACGCGGCTGAGCACCGGTCAGAGCGTGCGCGTGCCGCCGCTGCCCGACGCGCCGACCGAGGAGCAGCAGAAGCGCGAGCGCGCCGAACTGTCGCCGCAAGAGGTGCGCTACGCCAAATCGCTGGTCCTCTATGAAGACGAGGACGTCATCGCCATCAACAAGCCGTCGGGGCTGGCGGTTCAGGGCGGCACCAAGACCAAGAACCATATCGATCGGCTGTTGTCGGCCTGGGGCGAGGGGCTGGAGCGCCCGCGCCTGGTGCACCGCCTCGACCGTGACACGTCGGGCGTCCTGCTGCTGGGCAAGTCACCGAGCGCCGCGGCGCGTCTGGCCGGGGCCTTCGCCAAGCGCAAGGCCTATAAGACCTACTGGGCGCTGGTCGCCGGGACGCCGGACCCCAAGGAAGGCGTGATCGACGTACCGCTGGTCAAGAAGGGCTTCAACGACCGCGAAATCGTCATGCCGGCCGACCCCAAGGAAGTGGGGGCCGAATCCGCCGAGACCGAATACGTGACCCTTTCG
Encoded proteins:
- a CDS encoding RluA family pseudouridine synthase; the protein is MSREVKTLYVAEGEDGVRIDKFFKRRWPHLNHIQLNKLLRSGQVRVDGARAKADTRLSTGQSVRVPPLPDAPTEEQQKRERAELSPQEVRYAKSLVLYEDEDVIAINKPSGLAVQGGTKTKNHIDRLLSAWGEGLERPRLVHRLDRDTSGVLLLGKSPSAAARLAGAFAKRKAYKTYWALVAGTPDPKEGVIDVPLVKKGFNDREIVMPADPKEVGAESAETEYVTLSRAAHRLAWMALRPHTGRTHQLRAHMQAIGHCILGDPKYKDEKSIALSEGLGLQLHHRRIEIPHPTHGTLIVEAPLDPVIQAGFDRYGFDEHEASPEPFRKATRASRR